One segment of Amycolatopsis alba DSM 44262 DNA contains the following:
- a CDS encoding ATP-grasp domain-containing protein, whose protein sequence is MSGSAILVSCSALLEGDGDDHTLPEALADLGFKARWAAWDDTTVDFGAADIVVLRATWDYSERRDEFLSWAESVPALSNSAEVARWNTDKSYLAELGDAGVAIVPTTLIAPDDETPRWPKGEFVLKPAIGAGSMGVGKFTSGDDATSHLKSLHDDGQTVVLQPYQSSVDTEGELALVFFGGVYSHAFSKAVMLGRELDESGLWVTEKLGPVQPSAAFRALAEDAMDAAAALLGILRAELLYARVDLVAGSDGRPLLLELELVEPSLGFRQTDAAAAWRFASAVRQQLG, encoded by the coding sequence GTGAGCGGCTCCGCGATCCTCGTCTCCTGTTCCGCACTGCTCGAAGGCGACGGCGACGATCACACCCTTCCCGAGGCGCTGGCCGATCTCGGCTTCAAGGCCCGCTGGGCCGCCTGGGACGACACGACCGTCGACTTCGGCGCCGCGGACATCGTCGTGCTGCGCGCCACCTGGGACTACTCGGAGCGCCGCGACGAGTTCCTGTCCTGGGCCGAGTCCGTGCCCGCGCTGTCCAATTCGGCCGAAGTCGCGCGCTGGAACACCGACAAGTCCTATCTGGCCGAACTCGGTGACGCCGGGGTCGCGATCGTGCCGACGACCCTGATCGCGCCGGACGACGAGACGCCGCGCTGGCCCAAGGGCGAGTTCGTGCTGAAGCCCGCGATCGGTGCCGGGTCCATGGGCGTCGGGAAGTTCACGTCCGGGGATGACGCCACGTCGCATCTGAAGAGCCTCCACGACGACGGCCAGACCGTGGTGCTGCAGCCGTATCAGTCCAGTGTGGACACTGAAGGCGAGCTGGCGCTGGTGTTCTTCGGCGGCGTGTACTCGCATGCCTTCTCGAAGGCGGTCATGCTGGGCCGCGAACTCGACGAATCCGGTTTGTGGGTCACGGAGAAGCTCGGCCCCGTGCAGCCGTCCGCCGCGTTCCGCGCACTGGCCGAAGACGCCATGGACGCGGCGGCGGCGCTGCTCGGCATCCTGCGCGCGGAGCTGCTCTACGCCCGTGTGGACCTCGTCGCCGGTTCGGACGGCAGGCCGCTGCTGCTGGAGCTGGAGCTCGTCGAGCCCTCGCTCGGTTTCCGGCAGACCGATGCCGCCGCCGCTTGGCGCTTCGCCTCCGCCGTGCGGCAGCAACTCGGCTGA